The genomic region cggaaaaaagaccgaccattttcccccttggctttgttcgaacagccaacgatgcagcaacaatgtacaattttaaacgcagaaaacaaacgtgatagatacgtgttagaccgaatcgctacgtaaatggaggccacccagcatggcgactacgagaaatccgaggcggaagtgacgacatgtgcaagcgacctatactctgccgccacctgctggccattttttgttgttgttgtaataaactaccattgcttaaagtgacctcttcaggtcaaaggctgcatcaaagccttctgtatgctctagcattaaaaacaaaaaaagaaaacataaaaaaaagcatataaatgtgtttttgggagccaatgagttaattgtttttctgttttattggaGATTTCCGGTGACTCTGCAAATACATAGAAAGCGCAAAaacctctgctttttttttttttaagtacaaaaaaggaagaaattgAGAATAGTTCCCCCCACCGAgcccaaaaaaatgttaataaaataaaggctTGTAATTGCCTATAGATGCCATATGATGGCGAcaaagcaatacttttataTGAGACATGGCTTTGGCCAAGCACAACACAGTGAATAGGCAAGTTAGCAAATAACAGACGGGaggttctgaaaaaaaaaatagcaaatttgTGAATGCTAAATTgtgaataaattataaatactaAATGAAAGAACAATTAAGGCTTAAAAATAGCACGTTTCACGATGACATCATAATTTTTATTGATCCAAGGACATTTATTTCGTGAGTCATTCAGGAGATCAATTTTGCAGGCTTGTCACCCTGCTGTCACTCCCCACTaatgtgcgcgcacacacacgcacacacaatttgAATCATGCCTTTCAAACTAATGAAGGAGGCCCTTTTGTCAAGCACATCACATTTTACCAGGGAGTAAGAGCATATCGAGTACTACTATCATCAAATGATCTAATGCCATGACTATTTTTCATTACACATGCATTCAAGCACCCCAAAATCCATTTCtaatttttctaattctgattcgGATTAAATCAATGGCAATGAAATGCCTTCTTTGCCACAATAATAACCTCAAGCAGACTGAATTAAGATCTCAAATGTAGCTAAACACTAAAAATCATCCTTTCTGTAAAATTCTGTTCACCAAACAAGAGGAAATATACAGCCTAACAATTCATATCCTGGCTATGGATATAATTTAACAAGTGCATGTATGAGTGTCATCCAGCTTCATCCAAAGACCGCGTCGTAGAATTTGTACATAAAGGTGGtatgtttgaaaaataaatgaagtggAATTAgtcgaaacaaaaaaatacactttctgCTTTAAAGACTTAGTCTAAGTTCAGACTGCCTAATTTggatatttttcttaaatttgattacagggaaaaaaaaaaaaaaaaagcttttattttaatatcttgttttattttattttgttatttttgctcATTTATTTTCTGGGTGTTCTCTCAAGTTATATTTACTGTGAAGTTGACTTTTGGTAGTTGAAGAAATAGTTAGTTCTggaatcaataaataatcatgCTTATTAATCATGAAttcaatatcaataaaaaataattgtggctattatttttccataattgCTGAGCCCTATAAATTATTGCTTATTATAGTACATTATGTTCCATTAGTTTTTCCTACAGTGTGGATTTGACAAcaaaacattaattaattaaattaaatcaaatcatAAATATAACCTTTTTAaagataataatagtaataataaaatataaaatgagtagtattttttatatatttatattattaattgTTTTCTAAAGACCataataacagaaaataattttCTAACTAGATGAAAATTGCCATTCTAACCAAACataatgctcttttttttttttgtacatctcaaTTTAcgtgtactgtatatacattgcacataaacacaaatacatttttaatattatcGTTAGCTGTAGTAATAGTTAGTAGTTTGACTTTCTAGTTGTGAAGTGTGTTGCTTCATCACAAAGGAAATACagtagatataaaaagtctacacaccccttttcAAATGGCAGGTTTTGCCATataaaaaatgagaccaagataaaacatttaaaaactttttccacagcTAGTGTGACCTTCAACCTGTGCaactgaattgaaaaaaaaaaaaaaaaagtaaataattatGTGAGGGGGACTAAAAACAGACAAttgagataatgtggttgcataagTAAGTTGAGATTGAACCATTGATTTTAACCAAGTGCCTTTGACCCCAAatgaagttcagatgttcttgcaaacttttcctgacatttttgtgcGGGTGTGAATGCTTTTTCTATCCAATGTGTATGTCAAACACGCAATGTAAAATTaattccaaaataataataataataataataataataataataataataataataataataataataataataataataataataaataagaagtgcataatttgattttaatattttggcaaaaataatattattatgttatatCCAAAATACATTAGTTAAAagtaaatggcacttcatttatatagtagtagtagtagtagtagtgcagTAGAAATGTAGCAAATGGGTTCCTTCAGAAATACTTGCAAACAAatgtaataacaataatgtatTTCTATCCATCAGATTAAGATTAACTCAATTTGTTGAGATGAGTTAGCGTGTTGTTACATAAAATGGATTACATGACAGGTGCATGTTTTGGTCAAATTGTGCATGCGCCACAATCTAGTATTGCATCAGTAGGATAATATGACAATAGTTTGTCACTTCAGCGTGATTCATTACATATGACATTTTGGGGCCCGATATGATTAAGAGCAGCATGGCCAATCAACTGTCGCTGGGCCGCGAGGTCACGTGTTGTCGAGTGAAAGCATGTGGAGATAAAATTGCAGCGTGAAACTAAATCCCTCAAAAGTGCACAGTGTCGGATAACAAATCCTTTGGGGTTGCTAATGTGATTGTGTCGGTGTGTGATATGAGACATTTGGATCATTTATGATGTTctatgtaataaaaataaaaatgtaattattattataacacacaattataattttagttttagacgtttttgtgcaATGTTTCAAGGTCAAAtggaaggacttttttttttttttttggattgtaTGGCTTTGTCCTGCATTTTGGAGAATATGCTAAGCCactcaaaaatgtaaaaacaaatttgttacctaaaaaaattaaaatttgcaCTCAtaggattataaaaaaaatacttttttttaacccctcTACTAACCTTATCACTTTATTCACAAAACGACTACTTTATTATATCcctatttaaacttattttctCATGTAAATTGTTAAACGTTAACGATTTTTCTCCACCAATGCATAGATGAGTGCAAAGATCCATGACTTTTTAACTGGGACTGTGCCCATCAACTTGTATCTTCCCTTCAGTGTGGAGTGTTCGGGCAcaaatagacaaacaaccattcacactcacatccgCATCTTATCTTATGTCTCAtattctatatttaaaacagtATTTGGCATTATTGTTAAAtcattcatgaaaattaaattacatcgTTATTTTACatccagggcggcacggtagtcgaatGGTTAGCACacccgcttcccagttctgaggtctccggttcgagtccaggctcagaccttcctgggtggagtttgcatgttctccccgtgcccgtgtgggtcttcaccgggtactccggtctcctcccacattccaaagacatgcatggcaggttaattgggcactctgaattgtccctaggtgtgcttgtgtgtgtggatgattgttcgtctctgtgtgccctgcgattggttggcaaccagtccagggtgtcccccgcctactacccagagccagctgagataggctccagcagcccccgcgacccttgtgaggaataagcggtcaagaaaatggatggatggatggattttacatCCCCGTTTACTATCATCAGACTTTTGTGTAGTTCTTGAGATATTCTGCGACTAGATTTGGTTTATTTTCTTAATCACAATTTGAACTGTGCATCTTTTGCAACAGTTGCGTTTGAATTGAACAGATTGAATGATTTGAGTTGAACTGTTGTCTTGGGTGCAACTGGTTTGAGCAAGCGTCCCTAATGTTGTGGCGGGTTTGTTGCATTGCACGAGCGATTTCAGTCATCTCAAAGAGCGAAATGAGCCAGTGGAttctacagtacagtacatggaTTTCCGCTAAAGTGTACCCCAGTGGTGATGACGCCGAGCATCCCACTCACACTCGTGTGTTTCGTATCATCACAATCACTTCCCAGCATCAGCCTATGCGTGCACCAAGGCGCCAATCAGGATCAGGGCGTGGGCCTGCACACCGCAAGGCCACAGCAGAAAACAACACCACACTGGAAAGCGTAGGCCTATTCAcaaccttttgttgttgtttctaacATGCATGGCGCCATTTTACCCGCATGTTGCATCGGAATTAAGCGCAAGCAAGCAGCTTCCATTCCCTTTATTTCCTCCCCCCACGCCACGCAGCATCCATAGCGCATCCTCTTACCTGCAGCCCGGAGGAGAGAGGGAGTGGAACGTATTGAGGGAGAACATCTCAGCCCGGTCCGCCATCTTCTCTGACTCGCGAGGCCACTATGTCGTGGAGACGATCACGGAGGGGAAACGGCAGTCCATCCACGGCAAGGGCGTTCGCActggcttttctttttcttcccccaCCACTCCGTCTTGTTCAGTCGTGGATGTTGCGCGTGCAGCAGCAGTCGAACATCCACCcagaagggagggagggggactACCGTCTCGGTTTAAATAATCTGCATGGAAACCAACGACAATATCCCGAATTATGATCCAATATGTCAGACAAGGTGTCTCCCCTCCTTGCGAACGTGTGGCGAGGATGACGATGAAGAGGGTGGAGAGGTTGAAGATGCTGCGGGTGACACACGACGGAAGCTCGCAGGCAGCAGTGCGGAGACGGGCGGGGGCAGGTTGGGGGGCGGATAGCGTCATTTAGACCCAGTGGGATGCGCGCAGAGGGAGTGGAGGGATAGTCCACCAGCAGTGATGtcaccagaggaaaaaaatgactcaattttttaaaaatcacttttgactgaatgtttttttgttttcctgacgcattacaaataaacacaaaaactaCAATATATAGCCTATTTACTGAAACACATACGTTCTGTCCTGTAATATTATGTTACTATATTAACATTTGAAATGATAAATGGTTATTTGACATTATGATTCATGTAATCAATAACACGTGTGGAACTGTGGATCAATTATAcgttcactgtaaaaaaaataaaataaaaataaaaatctgttgtttttccGGGGAAAAACcggcagctgtggttaccagggAAATACTGTGGTGAAATGTAAAccactttacatgtatgtaaattttacataataaaatagTATAAAAATCAACATGTGCTTGGGAAATGGTACttctaggggtgggacaaaaaatcgatatcgcaatattttgttgcactctctgttgcaataaattatcgatacactgacaggAGATATCAATGTCATgcgtccagttgtgcagtgttatgttataaatgtttatgcactttaatttgtctcactttacaatgtttatagttaaaaggctaagaggcagtgcggcacaatgcagaactttgtacattgtacacaagttttggcattaaataaatgcataattagacattttagtttttatgggcatttgtttggctttttcagtcatatatcgtgatatattgctaattttttttgacaatatatcaaaaatcgtacatatcgtgtatcgtgatattattgatatcgtgagtcaaatatcgtgacagtatcgaatcgtggtttacccgtatcgtcccacccctatttACTATACTTCCAAAGGTGCTCAAAGTGACTACTCATTTCACAGCATCAGAAACAACTGGGCTTAGATTACCTTCTCATGGATATTTAACACTGTCACACTGCGCTGGGTTCAAACCAACAACCTCAAGGGTCCAAGCCAACCACTCTTCCACTAACCCATGCTAACCTTTTGTTCTTCAGCTGTTAGTAAATGACTGTTGAATCTACAAGTTTAAAAGGTACATGTAAGGTTGTTTGTATTTGCACagtacttttttattattagttattcTGGTGACCACAGCTTCCAGGTTTTGTTCCATAAAAACAaaccatgtgtaaaaaaaaaaaaaaaaaaaaaaaaaaaaatgtttagtttacTGTATAGTAAaaccatgtgtaaaaaaaaaaaaaaataaataaataaaaaaaaaagtttgtttttattttacggaacaaaacctggaagctgtggttaccagaataactctgtaaaaaagaaaaaaaaatactgtacaagaACCTTTTTAAATTTGTAGATTCAGCATTTACTGACAGCTCAACAACAACAGGTTAGCATGGGTTAGTGGTAGAGGTTGTTGGTTCAATCTCCGTGCAGTCTTACGGTGTTGAAGATCCAGTAGCAAGGTAATCTAAGTCCATTTGTTTCTGATGCTGTGAAATGAGTAGTTAAAACACAAAGCCCTTTGATGGCCTTGTAACAGCGCTATATAAATCAAGTACCATTTTCCAATCATATGCTGATTTTATActattttattctgtaaaatttacatgcagtttgtgtttattgtacattgaaTCCCAGTAAAATTCAGCAGCAGTTACTGTTTACAGTACACTCAATACCAGTAGAATAAACAAGTTGttctgtaaagttgtttacatttcctcactgtattttttacacaatttccctggtaaccacagctgccgATTTTTCCCCGTAAAAGCAACAgaatttttttacagtgttgaaatttgaattatttgacatatatatattgtttgaaAACATTATTAATATGTTACAAATTAAGTATTATTTCACATGAAATGCAACAATCATGctggctttattattatttctgttagtagtaatagtagtagtagcttGATATAACTATTAGAAATCCCAACATGTTGAAATGAATTTCAAATATTTGATgcagctccagcacccctgcgacccttgtgaggagcaagcagttaggaaaatggttggatggatgtatttGATGTAATTATTGTTTGAAATCAAACTTGTGAAttagttcaaataaaaataaaagcaatcttAATGCCTATAATAATTTGTTACTGTCGTTCTTCGGGCTGTGACATTATTCAAATTCTTGtttgccattattattatttttttttaaattattctcCACTAGTGTTATTTAGTTTAGATTAGTTTAGAAGTAAGTATGCTAAGTAAGTAACCAAGCAAGTAAGTAAGCTTAATTTGTGCAGCGCTTTTCACAGACACgaagtcacaaagcgctttacagggTTAAAACTTATTGtagagaattttttttagattagttgtgtcacgccgccaccggcgtgacggcccatgcttttattttgtgtccatgtttcctgtcttgttttgaaaatcctaactctcctctcaccccaggtcacttgcccttcctgccgctccctaattaccggtccccgcccatgattaccaccacctgccaccaatcaagactcacaataaaagccacctgcattctcccctcagtgccgaagtgtcacagtcagtgcatggaagcgtcccacagtccttatgtcctcgttcatgttgccaagtgttttttccttgtttttgtgccttttcctccccagtggagcgccttttgttaccccttttgccttgtgccctttttcctccctagcggagcgcttttcgttgtccccagtaccttttgcctgttttttcctccctagtggagcgctttttgttctccacttttttgcttccctgttctcctctcagcttgagaggagacacctgttggccggaaataaacctgctgccttggtggtttaccttacgcctgcgtctgagtcctaccttacctcgtcgtgtcaagtTGAATGTATCAGACATTATTTAAATTAAGATTTTAcactatttcaattaaaactttaaaatatttttcttcaaatttgatttgaaaactattaaaatattattgtaGATAACAAGTGATGtagaatgattttatttatttttttgaattagTAGTTGTCCACGTGAGGGCAGAAAAGGTTCACTGCATTGTCATGTTGCTGTTTCAGTCACTTGATTGAACCAATTTCCTTGTTGAGCTGATATGTTGCAATGTAACACAAGACTTGATGTAAAGATTAGAACAATAACAATACATTGATACCTTTTTTCTTAATTGTAATCGAAGGGGAGAATCTATTCCAGAACAAACTGTTGTTAAATAGATGcgttttgcagcaaatagcTGATAGGATCcacagaaggggaaaaaaagaaagtttgttTTATTATGGTTTTGCAAAGCATCATTTGGACTTTATTTGTCATAATGTAAGCAGGTTATAGATGAAGAAACTGTGTTGGGTGGTCTTGTGCAGATCACGACACCAGCATTTCACACAATTGCAATTTTATTTCCATTCAAATCCCTCACTTgggaataaaaaatatatatatcattacaCAGTGGCAATGCAAAATATGTGACCATTTGTGTACAGAAATATATGCCACTTTCCAACACTTGTCAAATTTTGAAAGtaattttttgttggttttttaaTGAAGGCCTTATGAAGGAGTATTGTTGTGCAGGGAATAACATCTAGTCAGCCATAATCCAATCACAATGTTTATTTCCATCGCCACGTTGAAATGTTGACTTTAAGCAAGTTTCTCTGCAATTTCGAAGGGACCAAGTGTGACATCACCTCTCCATTCataaactgaaaaataaaaataaaacaagtgtaTTACTTATCAATACCAGACACAAATTAAACCGAAATACATACCTTGTTCTTGTTTAACTGAAcggcccttcctgccgctccaagTAGTGGTGGTGCTGGTCCAAGTAGTGCTTCCTCCACTTCCTCCAGTGCCACTGGGGTTCCAAGAAACCGTTTGTTTGCCTGTTTGGCCGCTGCCGCCACCACCTGTTTGACCGccaccccctcctcctcctcctcctcctcctccgccactGGTCCAGGGCGTGCCAGTTCCTCCGGAGCCACCGGTGGTCCAGGAAACGCCAGTTTGCTTGCCGCCACCTCCGGTACCGCCACCAGTGCCACCACCAGTGCCACCACCAGTACCGCCACCAGTGCCACCACCAGTACCGCCACCAGTGCCACCACCAGTACCGCCACCAGTGCCACCACCAGTACCGCCACCAGTGCCACCACCAGTaccgccaccccctgttccaCTGCTTTGCCAGGAGCTGGTTCCAGAGGTTCCTCCGCTAGTGGTCCAGGTTGTGCTAGTTCCTCCCGAGCCACCGGTGGTCCAGGAAACACCAGTTTGCTTGCCGCCACCACTACCGCCGCCCCCGCTGCCACCACCACCGCTGCCGCCTCCACCTCCACTTCCGCCTCCACCCCCGGTGGTCCAGCTTCCACCTCCTGTTTGAGAGCCGCCGCCTCCACCACCGGTGGTCCATTTGCCACCTCCTGTTTGAGTGCCGCCTCCACCACCGGTGGTCCATTTGCCACCTCCTGTTTGAGTGCCGCCTCCACCACCGGTGGTCCATTTGCCACCTCCTGTTTGAGTGCCTCCCCCACCTCCACCTCCGCCTCCACCACCGGTGGTCCATTTGCCACCTCCTGTTTGAGTGCCGCCCCCACCTCCGCCTCCACCTCCACCACCGGTGGTCCATTTGCCACCTCCTGTTTGAGTgccgcccccacccccacctccgCCTCCGCCACCGGTGTTCCAGCTGCCGCCGCCTGTTTGATACTGTCCACCACCAATGGCGTCACAGGTGGAGCATGCTGAATCCACGCCGCTAGCCTCCCTCCAGCTGTAGGAGGACAAAAGCCGTCAGTCCTGCCTGTGCTCCAGTACAGGTGCAGCTCAGTAAATAAGAACAGTAATCCTTCAAttgaaacacatacattcattcACTCACAAAAAGTGAAACAACTAAAACGTGCAATTTACCATcccatgaaataaaaatattacagaTATTACTTCCACTATTCAATGActtgagttcactgccaccatacagTAAAAACAAGCAAGCCGGGTCATTTGTATCATTGACACAACTTTTTGCTTTCCTGTTAGTCAGGACTTtgacaccatcttgtggcattgtagagagttaaaaaatttttttaaaggacttgGGCCGGCCCAAGAATGATTAAAATCTGGGTTTAAAATCTGTGTATAATGGACAACCGTCGAAAGGAATTGGGAGCGGGGGCGgggaatataaatacaaattattactaaaaaaacaaaaacaaaaacaaataaaacatgaacgAACATTAAATATGTATTTGGTACAAAAAACGAGGGGCGGCTAAGAAGGATACaagagaaataataataattaaaaaacaacaacaacaacaattatagAAATCAGGCCAGTATTGGACTGCTGAGAATTTGCTCAATAACTGTTggagtttcactttttgaaatgaACGACTGAAATGAACACATTACAGTGCTCCCTCGCTATATCGTTTCACCATTTGGAACCTCAATGCTTTGCTGATTTGttgtgtgcaattttgcatgcttatttgcttatttatttatttacattagtaCATATACCTATGTTTTTATCTAGACGAACAACATTGAACAAGAGtgtttaaacgagagaaatgtgagaaaatgttaaTGCCTgtctgagaaaagtgtataaagtaTGACGAGGggtttatagccataaaacatattataataaatgtaaaaaaaaaataaagctgactACTTTGCACATTTCAcctattgcgggtattttttggaacgaaAACCAAGCGTTAAATGAGGGAACGCTGTATAATTATTTTGATCATctgacattatgaaatatttatttgaaattatttCAACTATTATTTGATATTATTTGCATAAATATCTGacgtttaaataataaaaaaataacttaaatttttattatttttcattatctAAATTATCAGACATTTGAAATTctaaaatttttgttttgaaatatttacaGTAGCCTATTAAATATTTATAGAAATTAATTTATATAATCACTTAACATATTTGTTAAATTATTATCTGAAATtaataacaaataattaatatttaactTTATAATTTACCAATAATTTgacattattaatattaagcAAATGTGAATCCAAATGtcagtgtgcatgtgcgtgtgtgcatacatatatatatatatatatatatatatatatatatatatatatatatatatatatatatatatatatatatataaaaccaaTAATTTGACATTATTACTATATATGTCTTGGACAagatttaaaattattaatattaagcgtgtgtgggggtgtgcgtgcgtgcgtgtgcgtgtgtacatacacacacacatatattatatatatatatatatatatatatatatatatatatatatatatattaggggtgttaaaaaaatcgattcggcgatatatcgcgatactacatcgcgcgattctcgaatcgattcaataatcagcagaatcgatttttttttatttttttttttattttttttaggattcacaccttgagcatggaagaatgttatatgaacggaacattaagccttaatattttattttaatgctgttcaaacatgaaacagattacaacctctataagactgaaatttcagataaataaataatacattttcatataaatcttacactctacaagcgtactgattagtattttctaaatttgaatgaaaaaaatcgcaacaatcgacttataaattcgtatcgggattaatcggtatcgaatcgaatcgtgacctgtgaatcgtgatacgaatcgaatcgtcaggtactaggcaattcacacccctaatatatatatatatatatatatatatatatatatatatatatatatatatatatatatatatatatatatatatatatatatatatatatatatataaatttcagtcttatagaggttgtaatctgtttcatgtttgaacagcaataaaataaaatattaaggcttaatgttccgttcatataacattcttccatgctcattttgttgaatatttttccattaaaaatggaagtttaaaaatcgattcacacacacacacaaaaaaaaaggcaatgatgataagacg from Festucalex cinctus isolate MCC-2025b chromosome 3, RoL_Fcin_1.0, whole genome shotgun sequence harbors:
- the LOC144015632 gene encoding uncharacterized protein LOC144015632, with amino-acid sequence MKHTAVCLVALALLGSLCSGYQKPGGQIPHDQQQAKHVLERPLQWSYPEAPTTAVEHVPDFELRHPVPAATVSVECGERQARVEVQMDFFGIGQFIKPTDLTLGPCGPVAEDSQANVLIYESELHECGSMSRTTNEALIYTFTLNYNPTTLGGAPVVRTNEAAVIVECHYPRHHNVSSFPLDPQWIPFSAVRVAEEFFYFTMSLRTDDWMYERPRYQYYLGDTIRIEASVRQYHHVPLRVFVESCTATLSPEMNSSPRYTFLDQGCLIDARITGADSRFMQRTAENMLQFQFEAFKFQDLDSGMLYITCHLRATSTGHDIDSDHRACSFTMNGWREASGVDSACSTCDAIGGGQYQTGGGSWNTGGGGGGGGGGGTQTGGGKWTTGGGGGGGGGGGGGGGTQTGGGKWTTGGGGGTQTGGGKWTTGGGGGTQTGGGKWTTGGGGGGSQTGGGSWTTGGGGGSGGGGGSGGGGSGGGGSGGGKQTGVSWTTGGSGGTSTTWTTSGGTSGTSSWQSSGTGGGGTGGGTGGGTGGGTGGGTGGGTGGGTGGGTGGGTGGGTGGGTGGGTGGGGKQTGVSWTTGGSGGTGTPWTSGGGGGGGGGGGGGQTGGGGSGQTGKQTVSWNPSGTGGSGGSTTWTSTTTTWSGRKGRSVKQEQVYEWRGDVTLGPFEIAEKLA